A single region of the Camelus dromedarius isolate mCamDro1 chromosome 21, mCamDro1.pat, whole genome shotgun sequence genome encodes:
- the CHI3L1 gene encoding chitinase-3-like protein 1 isoform X1 produces the protein MVWGAGEWSGTGFVVLVLLQSCLAYKLVCYYTSWSQYREGDGSCFPDAIDPFLCTHIIYSFANISNNEIDTWEWNDVTLYNTLNALKSRNPNLKTLLSVGGWNFGSQRFSRIASNTESLKTFIKSVPTFLRTHGFDGLDLAWLFPGWRDKQHFTTLVKEMKAEFAREAQGGREQLLLSAAVSAGKVAIDAGYDIAQISQHLDFINLLTYDFHGAWRQTIGHPSPLFRGQKDPRSDRFNNADYAVSYVLRLGAPADKLVMGIPTFGRTFTLASSKTDVGAPISGPGAPGQFTKEEGMFAYYEICEFLHGATVQRLLDQQVPYATKGNQWVGYDDQESVKNKAKYLKSRKLAGAMVWALDLDDFQGTFCGQNLHFPLTSAIKDALATA, from the exons ATGGTCTGGGGCGCGGGGGAGTGGAGCGGGACAG GTTTCGTGGTTCTGGTGCTGCTCCAGAGCT GCCTGGCATACAAGCTAGTCTGCTACTACACCAGCTGGTCCCAGTACCGGGAGGGCGATGGGAGCTGCTTCCCAGACGCCATCGACCCCTTCCTCTGCACCCACATCATCTACAGCTTTGCCAACATAAGCAACAATGAGATTGACACCTGGGAGTGGAATGACGTGACGCTCTACAACACACTGAACGCGCTCAAGAGCAG GAACCCCAACCTGAAGACCCTCCTGTCTGTTGGAGGGTGGAACTTTGGTTCTCAAAG ATTTTCCAGAATAGCCTCCAACACCGAGAGTCTCAAAACTTTCATTAAGTCGGTGCCAACATTTCTGCGGACCCATGGCTTTGATGGACTGGACCTAGCCTGGCTCTTCCCTGGATGGAGAGACAAACAGCATTTCACCACTCTGGTCAAG GAAATGAAGGCTGAGTTTGCAAGGGAAGCCCAGGGAGGAAGAGAGCAGCTCCTGCTCAGCGCAGCAGTGTCTGCGGGGAAGGTGGCCATCGACGCGGGCTACGACATCGCCCAGATTTCCCA ACACCTGGACTTCATCAACCTTTTGACCTACGACTTTCATGGAGCCTGGCGCCAGACCATAGGACATCCCAGCCCCCTGTTCCGAGGCCAGAAGGATCCAAGGTCTGACAGATTCAACAATGCT GACTACGCCGTGAGCTATGTGCTGAGGCTGGGGGCCCCGGCCGATAAGCTGGTGATGGGCATCCCCACCTTTGGGAGGACCTTCACCCTGGCCTCTTCCAAGACAGATGTGGGAGCCCCGATCTCGGGGCCGGGAGCACCAGGCCAGTTCACCAAGGAGGAAGGGATGTTCGCTTACTATGAG ATCTGTGAATTCCTCCACGGCGCCACGGTCCAGAGACTCCTGGACCAGCAGGTCCCCTATGCCACCAAGGGCAACCAGTGGGTGGGTTATGATGATCAGGAGAGCGTCAAAAACAAG GCAAAGTACCTGAAGAGCAGGAAGCTGGCTGGCGCCATGGTGTGGGCCCTGGACCTGGACGACTTCCAGGGCACCTTCTGTGGCCAGAACCTGCACTTCCCTCTCACCAGTGCCATCAAGGACGCGCTTGCAACGGCTTAG
- the CHI3L1 gene encoding chitinase-3-like protein 1 isoform X2 produces the protein MGLRVAPAGFVVLVLLQSCLAYKLVCYYTSWSQYREGDGSCFPDAIDPFLCTHIIYSFANISNNEIDTWEWNDVTLYNTLNALKSRNPNLKTLLSVGGWNFGSQRFSRIASNTESLKTFIKSVPTFLRTHGFDGLDLAWLFPGWRDKQHFTTLVKEMKAEFAREAQGGREQLLLSAAVSAGKVAIDAGYDIAQISQHLDFINLLTYDFHGAWRQTIGHPSPLFRGQKDPRSDRFNNADYAVSYVLRLGAPADKLVMGIPTFGRTFTLASSKTDVGAPISGPGAPGQFTKEEGMFAYYEICEFLHGATVQRLLDQQVPYATKGNQWVGYDDQESVKNKAKYLKSRKLAGAMVWALDLDDFQGTFCGQNLHFPLTSAIKDALATA, from the exons ATGGGGCTGAGGGTGGCTCCAGCAG GTTTCGTGGTTCTGGTGCTGCTCCAGAGCT GCCTGGCATACAAGCTAGTCTGCTACTACACCAGCTGGTCCCAGTACCGGGAGGGCGATGGGAGCTGCTTCCCAGACGCCATCGACCCCTTCCTCTGCACCCACATCATCTACAGCTTTGCCAACATAAGCAACAATGAGATTGACACCTGGGAGTGGAATGACGTGACGCTCTACAACACACTGAACGCGCTCAAGAGCAG GAACCCCAACCTGAAGACCCTCCTGTCTGTTGGAGGGTGGAACTTTGGTTCTCAAAG ATTTTCCAGAATAGCCTCCAACACCGAGAGTCTCAAAACTTTCATTAAGTCGGTGCCAACATTTCTGCGGACCCATGGCTTTGATGGACTGGACCTAGCCTGGCTCTTCCCTGGATGGAGAGACAAACAGCATTTCACCACTCTGGTCAAG GAAATGAAGGCTGAGTTTGCAAGGGAAGCCCAGGGAGGAAGAGAGCAGCTCCTGCTCAGCGCAGCAGTGTCTGCGGGGAAGGTGGCCATCGACGCGGGCTACGACATCGCCCAGATTTCCCA ACACCTGGACTTCATCAACCTTTTGACCTACGACTTTCATGGAGCCTGGCGCCAGACCATAGGACATCCCAGCCCCCTGTTCCGAGGCCAGAAGGATCCAAGGTCTGACAGATTCAACAATGCT GACTACGCCGTGAGCTATGTGCTGAGGCTGGGGGCCCCGGCCGATAAGCTGGTGATGGGCATCCCCACCTTTGGGAGGACCTTCACCCTGGCCTCTTCCAAGACAGATGTGGGAGCCCCGATCTCGGGGCCGGGAGCACCAGGCCAGTTCACCAAGGAGGAAGGGATGTTCGCTTACTATGAG ATCTGTGAATTCCTCCACGGCGCCACGGTCCAGAGACTCCTGGACCAGCAGGTCCCCTATGCCACCAAGGGCAACCAGTGGGTGGGTTATGATGATCAGGAGAGCGTCAAAAACAAG GCAAAGTACCTGAAGAGCAGGAAGCTGGCTGGCGCCATGGTGTGGGCCCTGGACCTGGACGACTTCCAGGGCACCTTCTGTGGCCAGAACCTGCACTTCCCTCTCACCAGTGCCATCAAGGACGCGCTTGCAACGGCTTAG